The Aedes aegypti strain LVP_AGWG chromosome 3, AaegL5.0 Primary Assembly, whole genome shotgun sequence genome contains a region encoding:
- the LOC5564355 gene encoding glutamyl aminopeptidase has protein sequence MAYPLSLILSLMLSMSPESGIVKLPRACLPEHYELEIDLSNSHDAIPEVKGNVQIRINCVADTNNLTVNWKQLFIAEDSVSITTFDDKKSKNLIKVSKVNYQPDRDFIVFTFDQTLKKGSKYVLDINFANILELQSTALYKSSYYDSTEESIISTVLTNLYPMNARMVFPCFDEPDLKATFNLSLIYSPFYNAISNLVYVEDRNKKHSSETSACRKFSSQSPIAPHQLAFSINNYGEMEETESHNLVIEGITNDHFEELATAVNYTAFLMERFNDVLGVEYPSEKLTLMTINGNSWEFSGGNGLLGVPNVINDEEHLSIHLARGLIRHILSSRLTLNSWTELWLVEGLAWYIGYEVLADKYPEASAQCWEVSRLDSKLTLQTNYSIVSSSLLNEIGLSAFCVFSDLASFIGKTSFIRGIKLLIDSSSKKEIDVETISNSFVNAFLQKRDLMEVFEKRSTNVEAPVLNVTRSGNSMAKYQLSIGSFNQSNTCQPLKVYFEKTSSLLNCSKLTIELNTIPTNFSKLSQLKVLYDIPTYELIAKQLAGPNNVSTYDRIQLIQDALEFAWMGTVNYSVVLKLINYLRNETDYYSWQAALYHFDRIWNILGDDPRKNEYEKFLRMLVSPIYGKLKAWKEADKLSEKTRNLHSLLSIWACRLNLDNCSSILRNIANNGNMPLYFMTALLREATTSTNKTVWNMEINKTNTKSQISVKIDHQIA, from the coding sequence ATGGCATATCCCTTGTCGCTTATTCTATCACTCATGTTGTCCATGAGCCCGGAGTCAGGAATAGTGAAACTACCTCGAGCGTGTCTGCCAGAACACTACGAGTTGGAAATTGATTTGAGCAACTCGCACGATGCCATTCCTGAAGTCAAAGGAAATGTTCAAATACGGATTAACTGTGTGGCAGATACTAACAACCTGACAGTCAATTGGAAGCAACTTTTTATTGCTGAAGATAGTGTATCTATAACTACATTTGacgacaaaaaatcaaaaaatctcattaaagTCTCGAAGGTTAATTATCAACCAGATAGGGATTTTATCGTATTTACTTTTGATCAGACACTTAAGAAGGGATCAAAATACGTATTAGACATCAATTTCGCTAACATTCTTGAACTACAATCAACGGCCCTTTATAAAAGTTCCTACTACGACTCAACGGAGGAATCGATCATATCAACAGTGCTAACAAACTTGTACCCAATGAATGCTCGAATGGTCTTCCCCTGTTTCGATGAACCAGATTTGAAAGCTACTTTCAATTTGAGCCTTATATACAGTCCATTTTATAATGCAATCAGCAATCTGGTTTATGTTGAAGATCGTAACAAAAAACACAGCTCTGAAACAAGTGCATGCCGCAAATTCTCCAGTCAATCTCCGATAGCACCACACCAGTTGGCGTTCTCAATCAACAATTACGGTGAAATGGAAGAAACTGAATCGCACAATCTAGTAATCGAAGGAATAACCAATGACCACTTTGAGGAATTGGCAACCGCCGTTAATTACACTGCGTTTCTGATGGAGCGTTTCAACGATGTTTTGGGTGTTGAATATCCATCCGAAAAACTTACACTAATGACAATTAATGGAAATTCGTGGGAATTCTCCGGTGGAAATGGTCTCCTAGGAGTTCCAAATGTAATAAACGATGAAGAACATCTCAGCATACATCTGGCACGGGGCTTGATCCGGCATATTCTCAGCAGTCGGTTGACGTTGAACTCCTGGACCGAACTATGGCTTGTGGAAGGTCTGGCGTGGTATATTGGTTATGAAGTGCTCGCCGACAAATATCCCGAAGCTTCGGCACAATGCTGGGAGGTCTCCAgacttgattcaaaattaaCCCTGCAGACGAACTATAGCATTGTAAGTTCATCACTGTTGAACGAAATCGGACTTAGTGCGTTTTGTGTGTTCAGTGACTTGGCGAGTTTTATTGGAAAGACAAGTTTTATACGTGGGATTAAACTTTTAATTGATAGCAGCAGTAAAAAAGAAATTGATGTAGAAACTATTTCTAACAGTTTCGTTAATGCTTTTCTACAGAAAAGAGATTTGatggaagtttttgaaaaacgatCTACGAACGTTGAAGCACCGGTCCTTAATGTCACTCGAAGCGGAAATTCAATGGCAAAGTACCAGTTGTCTATCGGATCATTCAACCAAAGTAACACCTGTCAACCGTTGAAAGTATACTTCGAGAAAACTTCTTCCTTGCTCAACTGTAGTAAACTCACAATAGAGTTAAACACAATACCAACAAATTTCAGTAAACTCTCTCAGTTAAAGGTATTGTATGACATTCCAACGTATGAATTGATAGCGAAGCAACTAGCTGGTCCGAACAATGTCTCTACGTACGACCGGATTCAGCTTATCCAAGATGCGCTGGAATTTGCTTGGATGGGTACTGTGAACTACTCGGTAGTtctaaagttgatcaactatcTTCGGAATGAAACGGATTACTATTCATGGCAGGCAGCATTATACCACTTCGATCGTATTTGGAATATTTTAGGAGATGACCCAAGAAAAAACGAATACGAAAAGTTTCTCAGAATGCTCGTATCTCCAATCTATGGCAAATTGAAGGCTTGGAAAGAAGCTGATAAACTTTCAGAGAAAACTCGAAATCTGCATTCGCTGCTCTCTATTTGGGCTTGCCGCTTGAATCTGGACAACTGTTCAAGTATTTTACGAAATATTGCCAACAATGGCAACATGCCACTTTATTTTATGACAGCACTACTCAGAGAAGCGACAACATCAACGAATAAGACCGTATGGAACATGGAAATCAACAAGACCAATACAAAAAGTCAAATATCAGTCAAAATTGATCATCAAATCGCTTGA